The nucleotide sequence AGTCATCAGGACCCTGATGAGGGGTTTTTGACCTTTCGCCGGGCCCTTCATAGACTTTGGTAAAGCTTAAAAGGAGTACTAAAGATGATGAAGAATTTGGCAGCGGCCCTTTTGGTGTGGGGGGCATTCATGCAAGCTCATGCTGAAGTAAAAACTGAAATGGTCGAGTACAAAGAAGGCAAGACGGTTTTGGAAGGTTTTCTGGCTCAGGATGATTCCTTAAAAGGTCCGCGTCCGGCGATCATCATTGTTCACCAGTGGATGGGGTTGGGTGAACATGAAAAAGCCAGCGCCCAGCGTTTGGCGGAAAAAGGTTACGTGGTACTGGCTGCTGACATCTATGGCAAAGGGGTCCGTCCCGGGTCCCCGGCAGAGGCCGGCAAACTTGCCGGCACATACAAAGAGGACGTGAAGCTTTACCGGGCGCGTGAAAAAGCGGCTTTTGATTATCTTAAGAAAAATAAAAATGTCGATGCCAAGCAGATCGTGATCATGGGGTATTGCTTTGGTGGTACCGGAGCCCTGGAGGCGGCTCGTGCAGGTTTGCCTGTGGTGGGGGCGGTCAGCATCCATGGTGGTCTGGCCAGCAAGAATCCCAAGGATGTGAAGAACATCAAATCCAAGGTGCTGGTCTTGCATGGAGCTATTGATCCCTACGTGCCACCAGCGGAAGTCGATGGCTTCATGAAAGAAATGAACGAAGCCAAAGTGGACTATCAGTTCGTGGCGTATTCCGGAGCGGTTCATGCCTTCACTCAGAAAGATGCGGGCAATGATCCATCCAAGGGGCACGCCTACAACCCCGTCGCGGAGAAACGTTCCTGGGCGGCTCTGGAGGCCTTTCTGAATGAAGTGGCACCAGTTGCAAGGTAATGCGAATTGAGCTGTCTAGAGTCTGAACAATCGTGAAAATATGGCAAGGGTGGTGACGGGGAATGGTCCTGTCGCCGCCCTTGTGTTAAAGACTTCGCTTTGAATACAAAAGGAGTCTTCATATGAAAACAATCTTGCTGGCGGCCCTGCTTTCTCTTTCTTTCGCGGCGCCAACCTTTGCCAATATCTCTGACAATTCCCAGGACGTGGTTTCTGCTAAAAAAGGAAAAGGCAAATCCGAGCCGGCTCCGAAAGAAGACGACGGTGGTCGTGGTGAAGAAAAAGACCCTCGTGAAGAAACCTATGAAGGCAATGACCGTGACAGTGGTGGTTCTTTTGATGGCGGCGGTTACGGCAGCGGCGGATTCGATGGCGGCGGCTATGGCGGTGGTGACGGTGGCGGCATGATCGGTGAGATCTTCTCTGTTCCGGGCAAAGGCAAAACCTATCCAGTGACTTCCAACACGACAGTGGAAGATCGTGGCGATGTTCTGGTTTACACAACCCGCACTCAGGAAGACATCAGCTATGATGAAACCTGCACAACGATTTCTGTTTTGGTTGTGGCGAAATCCACAGGCAAAGTGATCTCTTCTGACAGCAACGAATATTGCAATCGCTGGCCGATGTAGTTTCGATTTTCACATTGTTTAAAAAGCAAAAGAGCTGACCCTAAAAAGTCAGCTCTTTCTATTTGCAGTGGCCAGTCCCGCCTAGCTGGCTTCAGAGGTTTTCGCGCGCTTGCTTTGGCGTTCTTCCACGTAGTCCATCACCAGCAAGGCCACGGCATTTTCCAGGGCGCCGGATTGTTTGGCAGCCGCAGGTTTTTCAACGAAACCCAAAGCTTTCAGCCACGTCTTTTTGTTCAGACTGTAAATCAATACACCGGCAGAAACCACGGTCATTACAAGGTACACAATCATGCCGCCAGTGATCTGAAACTCTTCCCCCTTGTCCAGCTGGCCGGCAAGGCTTGCGATGAACAGCGAGATCCCCACGCAGCTTAAAGCGAGTGATCCGATGGTGGATACCAGAACGAACGTCAGCGCGCGCAGATGCAACACCAGTTGCTGGGTGAAGGCGATGCCGGGTTCTTTGAACAGGCTTTTGGCGTTACCGATAAAGAAAGAAATGATGGGCAGAAGGAAGTTCATTTAGTCATCCTTTCTTTTGTACAGCATGCGCGCGATCACAAAGCCTGCAAGCGCCGCGATGCCGACAGAGGCCCATGGGTTTTCTTTCATGGTTTGAGTCAGGCCGTCTTTCAGGTCTTTGATTTGTTCACGTTGCTCGCCGGGAATTTTGTTTTTGATGGTGTCAGTCTGAGCTTTCAGTTCTTCCTGAAGCTGCTTTTTAATTTCGGCAATAAGCTGATCGCGATCCATGGCTGTCGTCCTTGGCTGATAAGATGATTTTACGAATCTCTTTTCGGCACAAACAGCAGGGATGTTAAGTTTTTCCGGATGAAGGTCGGGGCGGGGAAATAAAAAAAGCCCGGTGTTTCCACCGGGCTTTGAAGTTTGAAGATCAAACTTTGAAGACTACTTTTGCTCAGCTGCGCGCTTAGCTTGGTATTTCTTCGCAAGCTCTTCCTGGATGTTACGAGGTACTGGAGCGTACTTCGCGAATTCCATGGAGAACTCACCTTTACCTTTGGTCGCAGAACGAAGGTCTGTAGAGTAACCGAACATTTCTGTCAGTGGTACTTCAGCTTCGATCACGCAGTTACCTTCGAATGCAGTAGTTGCAACGATGGAACCACGGCGTTGGTTGATTTGACCAACAGCGGAACCTTGGTATTCGTCTGGAACTGTCGTCTCAAGCTTCATGATCGGCTCAAGAACAGTTGGTTTAGCGGAAGCGTAAACTTCACGAAGAGCCGCCATACCAGCGATTTTGAACGCCATGTATGAGGAGTCGACATCGTGGTACGCGCCGTCTTCCAGAACAACTTCAACGCCAACGATCGGGAAGCCAATCAGAGGACCTTTAACAGTCTGCTCTTTGAAGCCTTCTTCAACCGCAGGGATGAATTCCTTAGGAATACGACCACCGACAACTTTGTTTTCAAATTTGAATACAGCGCCGTCTTCTTGTGGAGGAAGAGGTTGGATTTTACCAACGATCTTCGCGTATTGACCGGAACCACCAGTTTGTTTTTTGTGAGTGTAGTCGTACGGAGCTTCAACGGAGATAGTCTCACGGTAAGCAACCTGAGGTTGACCCACGATAACTTCACAGTTGAATTCACGTTTCATACGCTCAACGTAGATTTCCAAGTGCAACTCACCCATACCAGAGATGATAGTCTCGTTGGATTCCTCGTCACGGTGTACGCGGAATGTAGGGTCTTCCTTACGGAATTTCTGAAGAGCTTTGGAGAAATTGTTCGCCGCAGTTTTATCTTTAGGCGCAATTGCCAAGCTGATAACGGAATCAGGTACGTGCATGGATTGCATGGACGCCTGGATGTTCTCGTCACAGAAAGTGTCACCGGAAGCACAGTCGATACCGAACAATGCTACGATGTCACCAGCGTAGGATACGTCGATATCTTCCATTTTGTCAGAGTGCATACGAACCAAGCGAGGAATCTTAACAGATTTCTTGTTCACTTGATTGACGATGAAATCGCCTTTGCCCATTTTACCTTGGTAAACGCGCATGTAAGTTAGCTGACCGAATGGAGTCTCTTGAAGTTTGAACGCAAGAGCAACCAATGGCTTCGTGGAGTCTGGGAACAGGTCGAACTTCTCTTCGTTCTTGGTGATATCAAGAGCTTGCTCTTTTTTCTCAGCAGGAGACGGAAGATAGTAAGTAACCGCGTCCATCAGACGCTGAACACCTTTATTTTTGAAAGCAGAACCGCAAAGAACCGGAACAATTTTCAAGCTGATGGTGCCCTTACGGATAGCCGCACGGATCTCTTCAGTTGTTGGCTCTTCTTCCATCAAGAATTTCTCTTCGATAGCAGAGTCAACGTCAGCCAATTTACCGATCATGATCTGACGGTATTTTTGTGCAGTTTCAACCAGATCAGCCGGGATTTCTTCAACTAGAACGTTTTCGCCGGAGTCACCTTGGTTGATGTAAGCTTTCATGTCAGTCAGGTCAACGTGACCTCTGTGCTGATCTTCCAAACCGATTGGGATCTGGATCATAACTGCGTTCAAACGCAATTTTTCGATCAAAGCATCAGTAACACGGTATGGGTTGGCACCTTGACGGTCCAATTTGTTCACGAATGCCAAACGAGGAACGTTGTAACGTTTCATCTGACGGTCAACAGTGATGGACTGAGATTGAACGCCGGCAACACCGCAAAGCAACAGGATCGCACCGTCAAGAACGCGAAGAGAACGTTCAACTTCAACTGTGAAGTCCACGTGCCCCGGTGTATCGATCAAATTGATTGTGTAATCCTTCCACTGAACCTGAGTTGCAGCAGACTGGATGGTGATCCCTTTTTCTCTCTCTAGATCCATGGAGTCCATTGTTGCACCAACGCCGTCTTTTCCACGAACTTCGTGGATGGCGTGGATTCTTCCTCCATAGAACAGAATACGTTCAGAAGTTGTGGTTTTCCCGGAGTCGATGTGCGCCGAGATACCAATGTTTCTGACCATATCAATATTCCACTTTTTGGACATATCTTTACCCTTCGTTTATATGGTTTTAATCGCTGTTATTATTAGCAAAAATTAAACAAATTTTATGAAAGTACTCGAATTATCATCAAATACTACTAAGTGCAAAAAAAGATTCTAGGCCAGAATCCCAACGCACCGCATCCTCGAGGCGGTTGGCTAGTCGGGCCCCTCTCAGTAGCGTAGACTGATCGGCACTATGACCGATCTTCTTCAGCTTTTAAAAGCGAACTTTCCTTTTACTTCTTTCCGGGGCGAGCAAGAGCAAATCCTGCATAAAGTTTGGGCAAACCAGAACCTGCTGGCTTTAATGCCCACGGGAATGGGAAAAAGCCTCTGCTTTCAGTTTCCGGCAAAGACCCGCGAGGGCCTGGTTGTCGTCATTTCCCCCTTGATCGCCCTGATGCAGGATCAGGTTTTCAAGGCCCAGGAACTGGGGATCAGCGCCACGTTTTTAAGTTCCACTTTGAGCCGGGACGAACGGGAGTCCCGGCAGAACCGCCTGGCCAAGGGCGACTTCAAACTGATCTATGTGACTCCGGAGCGGTTCCGTAAACCTGAGTTTCTTCAAGCTATTGAAAAACGGGCGATCCAGCTTTTGGCCGTGGATGAGGCCCATTGTATTTCCCAGTGGGGGCATGACTTCCGCCCGGACTATTCCCGGGTCGGAGAGTTTCGCGCCCTTTTGGGCAATCCGCCGACTTTGGCGCTGACGGCAACGGCGACGCCCGAGGTTCAAAAAGACATCCTGAAAAAACTGAACATGGAAGATGCCCTGATCATTTCTGCCGGGATTGAGCGTCCGAACCTGGCTTTGAATGTTCACGACATCTATGGAATCGATGAAAAGATCCGCGCCATCGTGGGTCTTCGTCATCTGACGCCAGGAACGGCGATCATCTATTGTTCGCTGATTCAAACTCTGAAGAAAGTGTCTTCCGCCCTGAACCGCCTGGGGATGGCGCATCTGGTGTATCACGGCGATTTGCCGCCACAGGATCGCAAGCGCAATCAGAAAGCTTTCCAGACCGAAGAAGCTCCGCTGATGATTGCGACACCTGCTTTCGGTTTGGGTATTGATAAAAGCAACGTGCGTCTGTTGATTCATGCCGAAACTCCGAATTCATTGGAATCGTATTTTCAGGAAGTCGGTCGTGCCGGTCGTGACGGGGCCGAGTCGTCTTGTCATCTGCTGTATGACCAGGACGATGTCAGCATTCAGATGGAGTTTTTGAAATGGTCTCACCCCGAGCCTGATTTCATCCGCAAAATCTACCAACTGATAGAAGACAAAAGAATGCAGGTGGATCAGGGCGGGTTTGACTTCCTTCGCGAACAAATGAATTTTAGAAATCGCCGGGACTTCAGATCTGAAGCCGCGGTCAGTATTCTGGAGCGCTGGGGCTGTCTGCAGAAATCTGACGATCCGTTTCCGTATGCTTGTGTGCATGAACCCACGGACGAACAGTTTCTGGCGGAAAACGGCGAAGCTATTTTGCGCGCTCAGAACACCAAGCTTTTGCAGATGGTTCAGTGGGCGAATCAGGACAGCGAGTGCCGCATGAATCGAATCTATGCGTATTTTGGGCATGAGCACGCGGAACCGTGCGGGAAATGCGATATTTGCAAACGATAGAACTTAAGGAGGTTGTGATGAGAGCTGGATGGATTGTTTCTTTTGTGCTTTTGATTTCGCTTTCTGCGGTGGCGAAGCAACTTCCTTTGGAAAAACTGAAAATGCCTGCGGGGTTTCAGATTTCGGTGTGGGCCCAGGTGCCGGGGGCTCGGTCTTTGGCGCAGGCTCCGGATGGCCGGATTTTTGTGGGTTCTCGTTCGGGCGACAAGGTTTATGTGGTGAAGGATGGCAAGACCAGCATCTTCGCGCAGGGCCTGGATACTCCAAATGGGGTCGCCTATAAAGATGGAAAACTTTATGTGGCCGAGATCGCGCGCATTCACGAATTTGATGCCAGCCCCAATGTGAAGCTGCCGGCAAAACCACTGCGTGCTTTGCCGCAGAGCTTTCCTTCGGACACTCACCATGGCTGGAAGTTCATCCGCTTTGGCCCGGATGGGAAGCTGTATGTGCCGGTGGGCGCTAACTGCAACATCTGTGATCCGGGGACGGATTATGCACGTATCTATCGCATCGACGTGAACGGCACCAGCAAAGAGGAAGTCGCTTCCGGCGTGCGCAACACTGTCGGTTTTGATTTTCATCCGCAATCAAAAGAACTGTGGTTCACCGATAACGGTCGCGACTGGATGGGGGATGATCGTCCCCCATGTGAAGTGAACCGTTTGACCAAAACAGGTCAGAACTTCGGATTCCCGTTTTGTCATGGTAAGGACACGCTGGATCCTGACTTCGGCAAAGGCAAAAAGTGTTCAGACTATGTGGCTCCGGTCGTGGAGCTTCGTGCGCACGTGGCGCCTCTGGGTATGCGCTTTTACACCGGTTCTCAGTTCCCGGCACCATACAAAGACAGCATCATTCTGGCTGAACACGGTTCCTGGAATCGTTCCACCCCGCAAGGGTATCGCCTGACGTTTGTGAAACTGAATGGTTCCAATGTTGAAAAAACCGAATCTTTCATCGAGGGCTGGTTGCAGGGTGATTCGTCCTGGGGGCGTCCGGTTGACGTGGAAGTTTTGCCCGACGGGTCCATGTTGATTTCTGATGACAAAGCGGGCGTGATTTATCGTCTGATTTACAAGGTAAAATAATGCAGGGGAAGTTGCGATCTTCAGTGGACTTTCCCGATCCGCGCGAAACTTTGGCCGAAGGAATTCTGGCCATCGGCGGATCTTTGGATGTGGGCACGCTTTACTCGGCCTACAGCAAAGGGATTTTTCCGTGGCCTCAGCCAGGTCTGCCGATGCTGTGGTTTTCTCCGGAAGAACGGGGCGTGCTGGAGTTTCGTGATTTCCACGTGCCTGAAAGTCTGCGCCGTTTTCGCAAGCGTCATCCCGAAATTCACTTTTCAGTGAATCAGGATTTTCACCACGTGCTGGAGGAATGTTCCAAACAGCCTCGTCCTGGTCAGGATGGTACCTGGATCACGGGGCAGATGAAACGCGCCTACCTGGAATTCTTCAAGGCCGGTTATTGCATGTCGGTGGAGGTTCGTGAAAACAACGTTTTGATCGGCGGCATATACGGTGTGCTGGTCGAAGGCGTGTTCAGCGGTGAAAGCATGTTCTATCGAAAGCCCAATGCTTCAAAATTGGCACTGTGGAGACTGGTGGAAGTTCTGTCAGAGCAGGGGCACGAATGGATCGATGTGCAGATGGTGACGCCCGTGGTGGCCAGTATGGGCGGGAAGCTGATCGATCGCGAACAATATCTGGAAATGTTGGAACAAAGACACTTCCAGTTCGAAACAACATAAAAGGTTTCTGGTTCTTTTTTTATTCCAGAGTTACTTTGTTGGCTTTACCGTCTTTGATTTCGTAAACGGTTGCCGGGCCGAGATATCTTTCCACCTGAATGCCGACTTTTTTACCCAGCTTCTTGGCGTGTTCGTCCTCCGCGGGCAGAACATACAGTGGGATGCCGGTTTCTTTGGTTTTATCCTCTTTTTTCAAGACGGTTTTTTTGATGTCTTTTATATTCCAGGACTGGATTTCGACAGCTTTCCACTGACCTTCTTTTTTGGTCAATGCCACCGCGTACTGGCGGTGCAGATCACTTCCCAAAAGCACGATGTCTTTGTCGCCGTTGTTATCGAGGTCGGCGATAAAAGCCATGGGGACACCGTTGGGTTCGACTTCTTTGATCAGGCTTAAAATCGATTCTGGATAATCTTTCAGATCGAAAGTCAGAAACTCTGGATTCCAGTCGATCAGGGCTTTTTTGGCTTCAGCGGGCAAGGTGACCTTCACGGCCCCGTCCTGCACGGTGATTTCCGCTGTATCGGACGCCGATGTGGCGACCGGGGCGGCTGTGCTGCAAACACTGTAAAGAAGAGTTGCGATCAATGCTTTCATCATTTTGCACCTGTGCTTTTCTTGGTTTGGCTGCTGCTGCCAGAAGAGGAGTATTTGCCGATCACGCCCAGTTTTTTTGGACAGGATTCACCGCGCGGAACCAGGAAGGTGTGATTGCCGACCTTTCCACAGTGGGTCATGCGGCGAGCCCAGTAGGGACGGGCAATGCTGGGATTATAGTAATAGATGACGTCATTGGGGCCTTCCTTTACGGAAAGATTCACGGCCTTTTTACACATATCCAATGCTTCTTTGTCTTCATCTTTGGTGGCGTTGATATTGTTGCCGATGCGATCCTGAGTCCAGCTGAACTGGGCATCGTCATAAACGACGCCGCAGATGGAGCTTGGGTAAGCGTCATCTTCAGAGCGGGACAGAACCACTTTATTCACGGCCACCATGCCTTCGAAGGATTCTCCGCGGGTTTCATGGTAGCAGTTGCAAATCATGCAGTTGGTGGCGGATTGTCTTTTATTGCAGGTCATGGAAGCTGCAAATGCAGACGAGTTTATAAGGGACACACAGGCAATTATGAAAAGGGCAACGATCTGTATTTTCATTATTCTCATTTTATATGGGAAGTATTGAATTTGAAGAATTCTTTGTTTTTCTCCTCGACCTTCAGTGAATATGTGTTCCGAATCTTGGCCCAAAGTCCTGCTCATGACGTGTCTTATACTGAGACACTGATCGCCGTTAATTGTTCCTCGTTCAATCTTTGGACACCTTTTAGGGCCCAAACCCCGTGATTTCACGGGCATAGCCGTTGCAATCACCCTTATTGAATATTAAAAACAATACGGAGGATTCCATGTCCAAAAGAAAACTGATCGCAAAGGGCCTTGTGACTTTGTCTTTGTTCACTCAGCATTTTGCCTGGGCGCAAACAACCACCACAGTTAAAAGACCACCACAATTTGTGATGTTCGCTTTTGATGGATCCTATAATAATGAAGTCTGGCAGTATTCGCGTGACTACACGAAACTTAGAAAAGATGCGGGCGTGGACACACGTTTCACATTCTTTATCAATCCGGTTTATTTCCTAAGCCCTGACAATAAAACCTTCTATCAACCACCGGGTCAGCGTTTGATCCTGGATGGCGCTGGTAACGAAATGGCCACCAAAAACCGTGGTTCCGCTATCGGTTGGGGTGATGACAAACGTGATATCTCGGATCGTATTGACCAGATGAATGCGGCTTACCGTGAAGGCCATGAAATCGGTTCCCACGCCGTGGGTCACTTTGATGGTGGCTTCCGCAATAAAAAATGGGACCTGCGCTGGAGCGAGGCTGACTGGAAGTCCGAATTCACGCAATTCTATGCGATCCTGGATCGCGTGTTTGACCTGAATGGTATCACTAAAAAAGAATCCAAAGGTTTGTTGTTCAGAAACGAAATTACGGGT is from Bdellovibrio bacteriovorus str. Tiberius and encodes:
- a CDS encoding dienelactone hydrolase family protein; translated protein: MMKNLAAALLVWGAFMQAHAEVKTEMVEYKEGKTVLEGFLAQDDSLKGPRPAIIIVHQWMGLGEHEKASAQRLAEKGYVVLAADIYGKGVRPGSPAEAGKLAGTYKEDVKLYRAREKAAFDYLKKNKNVDAKQIVIMGYCFGGTGALEAARAGLPVVGAVSIHGGLASKNPKDVKNIKSKVLVLHGAIDPYVPPAEVDGFMKEMNEAKVDYQFVAYSGAVHAFTQKDAGNDPSKGHAYNPVAEKRSWAALEAFLNEVAPVAR
- a CDS encoding cell wall hydrolase, which codes for MKIQIVALFIIACVSLINSSAFAASMTCNKRQSATNCMICNCYHETRGESFEGMVAVNKVVLSRSEDDAYPSSICGVVYDDAQFSWTQDRIGNNINATKDEDKEALDMCKKAVNLSVKEGPNDVIYYYNPSIARPYWARRMTHCGKVGNHTFLVPRGESCPKKLGVIGKYSSSGSSSQTKKSTGAK
- a CDS encoding RecQ family ATP-dependent DNA helicase, which gives rise to MTDLLQLLKANFPFTSFRGEQEQILHKVWANQNLLALMPTGMGKSLCFQFPAKTREGLVVVISPLIALMQDQVFKAQELGISATFLSSTLSRDERESRQNRLAKGDFKLIYVTPERFRKPEFLQAIEKRAIQLLAVDEAHCISQWGHDFRPDYSRVGEFRALLGNPPTLALTATATPEVQKDILKKLNMEDALIISAGIERPNLALNVHDIYGIDEKIRAIVGLRHLTPGTAIIYCSLIQTLKKVSSALNRLGMAHLVYHGDLPPQDRKRNQKAFQTEEAPLMIATPAFGLGIDKSNVRLLIHAETPNSLESYFQEVGRAGRDGAESSCHLLYDQDDVSIQMEFLKWSHPEPDFIRKIYQLIEDKRMQVDQGGFDFLREQMNFRNRRDFRSEAAVSILERWGCLQKSDDPFPYACVHEPTDEQFLAENGEAILRAQNTKLLQMVQWANQDSECRMNRIYAYFGHEHAEPCGKCDICKR
- the fusA gene encoding elongation factor G; its protein translation is MSKKWNIDMVRNIGISAHIDSGKTTTSERILFYGGRIHAIHEVRGKDGVGATMDSMDLEREKGITIQSAATQVQWKDYTINLIDTPGHVDFTVEVERSLRVLDGAILLLCGVAGVQSQSITVDRQMKRYNVPRLAFVNKLDRQGANPYRVTDALIEKLRLNAVMIQIPIGLEDQHRGHVDLTDMKAYINQGDSGENVLVEEIPADLVETAQKYRQIMIGKLADVDSAIEEKFLMEEEPTTEEIRAAIRKGTISLKIVPVLCGSAFKNKGVQRLMDAVTYYLPSPAEKKEQALDITKNEEKFDLFPDSTKPLVALAFKLQETPFGQLTYMRVYQGKMGKGDFIVNQVNKKSVKIPRLVRMHSDKMEDIDVSYAGDIVALFGIDCASGDTFCDENIQASMQSMHVPDSVISLAIAPKDKTAANNFSKALQKFRKEDPTFRVHRDEESNETIISGMGELHLEIYVERMKREFNCEVIVGQPQVAYRETISVEAPYDYTHKKQTGGSGQYAKIVGKIQPLPPQEDGAVFKFENKVVGGRIPKEFIPAVEEGFKEQTVKGPLIGFPIVGVEVVLEDGAYHDVDSSYMAFKIAGMAALREVYASAKPTVLEPIMKLETTVPDEYQGSAVGQINQRRGSIVATTAFEGNCVIEAEVPLTEMFGYSTDLRSATKGKGEFSMEFAKYAPVPRNIQEELAKKYQAKRAAEQK
- a CDS encoding PQQ-dependent sugar dehydrogenase; translation: MRAGWIVSFVLLISLSAVAKQLPLEKLKMPAGFQISVWAQVPGARSLAQAPDGRIFVGSRSGDKVYVVKDGKTSIFAQGLDTPNGVAYKDGKLYVAEIARIHEFDASPNVKLPAKPLRALPQSFPSDTHHGWKFIRFGPDGKLYVPVGANCNICDPGTDYARIYRIDVNGTSKEEVASGVRNTVGFDFHPQSKELWFTDNGRDWMGDDRPPCEVNRLTKTGQNFGFPFCHGKDTLDPDFGKGKKCSDYVAPVVELRAHVAPLGMRFYTGSQFPAPYKDSIILAEHGSWNRSTPQGYRLTFVKLNGSNVEKTESFIEGWLQGDSSWGRPVDVEVLPDGSMLISDDKAGVIYRLIYKVK
- the aat gene encoding leucyl/phenylalanyl-tRNA--protein transferase, with translation MQGKLRSSVDFPDPRETLAEGILAIGGSLDVGTLYSAYSKGIFPWPQPGLPMLWFSPEERGVLEFRDFHVPESLRRFRKRHPEIHFSVNQDFHHVLEECSKQPRPGQDGTWITGQMKRAYLEFFKAGYCMSVEVRENNVLIGGIYGVLVEGVFSGESMFYRKPNASKLALWRLVEVLSEQGHEWIDVQMVTPVVASMGGKLIDREQYLEMLEQRHFQFETT